The Candidatus Anaeroferrophillus wilburensis region AGCCTCGTAAGCTATCGTTATCTGTTGAAAACAGTCGTCGCCGTGGTCATCGTGCTGGCCGCGACGATCTCCTACTTCAGCATGAGGTACGGTACGGTCATCGACTACAACATGATCGGCAACATCCTCGAAACCGACATCAGGGAGGCCGGTGAACTTCTCAGCCTCCCCCTTGTCCTTCATTACCTGCTTTTTGCCGGACTTCCCCTGCTCCTCCTGCAGCAGGTTTCCATCAGGTGGCGCACCCCACTGAAGCAATGCGCCATCAATATGGCCGCCGTCACCGTCGCCCTTGCCATTGCCGGGATAACGATCTACGGCAACTACAGCAGCCTTGTCCTTATCGGACGCCAGCACAAGTATCTGCGGATGGTCATCAACCCCACCTATGGCCTCTATTCGGCGAAAAAATACTACCAGATACAACACAAGGTGGGGCAAACGGTCACCCCGATTGCTGAAGATGCGGTCCTTGAGAAGCACGGCATCAGCGGAAAGAGGAAATTGCTGGGTATCGTTGTGGTCGGTGAGTCGGCCAGGGCAAAGGAATTCTCCCTCAACGGCTACCAGCGTGACACCAACCCCTGTCTTGCCCGGGAACAGGCGGTGAGCTTCACCAAGGCCTACGCCAGCGGCACCTCAACCGCGGAAGCCCTGCCCTGCATGTTTTCCCACCTCAAAAGGGAGGAGTATTCGGCCAAAAAAGCGGCCGGTTATGAGAATATTCTTGATATCCTCCAGCGCCTGGGGGTTGCCGTA contains the following coding sequences:
- a CDS encoding phosphoethanolamine--lipid A transferase, with translation SLVSYRYLLKTVVAVVIVLAATISYFSMRYGTVIDYNMIGNILETDIREAGELLSLPLVLHYLLFAGLPLLLLQQVSIRWRTPLKQCAINMAAVTVALAIAGITIYGNYSSLVLIGRQHKYLRMVINPTYGLYSAKKYYQIQHKVGQTVTPIAEDAVLEKHGISGKRKLLGIVVVGESARAKEFSLNGYQRDTNPCLAREQAVSFTKAYASGTSTAEALPCMFSHLKREEYSAKKAAGYENILDILQRLGVAVLWRDNNSSSKGVAKRIPYEKILPSLIPAGEQPDLVRDGECFDMALLLNLQQEIDQNPNDNILIVLHQKGSHGPAYWKRHPDSFCRFTSEYRGNAPQNSLTAELINAYDNTILYTDYFLGQTIALLKKNAADYDTFLLYMSDHGESLGEKGIYLHSLPYFMAPEEQKHIGAVVWLSESCARNRGVANLKTLLARREQPISHDHIFHSLLGIYHVRSTIYKPQLDIFHIDQSDVPWRGGLG